In one window of Brassica rapa cultivar Chiifu-401-42 chromosome A07, CAAS_Brap_v3.01, whole genome shotgun sequence DNA:
- the LOC103832221 gene encoding uncharacterized protein LOC103832221 isoform X1 yields MSFRGDRIDDETPLFWSPEYIFELPEPCLPLRQPQNHQHQALHGQQQGISHESWLRGNLVNVRSRVRQFFFSQPMLSSEDPSLFTMNQIGMGQRIGQGNGVEHPTMSYFHEFPNHLQEIQEVSSDAFGSLFPQRFHRFSDDNLPVITTNTTATSLNRQQQCLCAHTLSTREPLLSNRNHNYYDLNQTEHSSHIGPSNLIPNGLHNYMPHQTYVPITSAFTINGQQLPPSVLAIRRNEAHNLRTVNNSARHHVNMQRRLHQSSSSFRVSSLYTLLRRRPSANSSIPPQNEVIGSRRRTYESRFQFGEPSSSTRRRRTTPADGSVGSTAINPTEERFFPLTIYTFFDNFFTYKYIFFCIDVGVFHSVYVYQEKNGNITSTSYFRRVNGLYDPEYQRQGLCIDPHLRNFLNQ; encoded by the exons ATGTCTTTTCGAGGCGATAGAATCGATGATGAAACGCCTCTCTTCTGGAGTCCGGAATATATTTTCGAGTTACCGGAACCATGTCTTCCATTAAGG CAGCCACAAAATCACCAACACCAAGCCCTTCATGGACAACAACAAGGCATTTCGCATGAGTCTTGGTTACGAGGAAATCTAGTAAATGTGCGTTCAAGGGTACGACAATTTTTCTTCAGTCAACCCATGCTAAGTTCGGAAGATCCGAGCCTTTTTACAATG AACCAAATAGGGATGGGTCAACGAATCGGACAAGGAAATGGAGTTGAACACCCAACTATGTCTTATTTTCATGAGTTTCCAAATCATCTTCAAGA GATACAAGAAGTAAGTTCTGATGCATTTGGTTCACTGTTTCCTCAACGCTTCCATCGTTTTTCAGATGATAACCTTCCAGTTATCACCACAAACACAACAGCAACTTCTCTAAACAGA CAACAACAGTGTCTTTGTGCTCATACTCTTTCAACTAG AGAGCCTCTGTTAAGCAACCGAAATCATAATTATTATGATTTGAATCAAACAGAGCATTCAAGTCACATAGGCCCGAGCAATCTCATTCCAAATGG GTTACATAATTATATGCCTCATCAGACGTATGTCCCAATCACTTCGGCTTTTACCATAAATGGACAGCAACTGCCCCCATCGGTTTTAGCCATTCGGCGTAATGAAGCTCACAATCTAAGGACGGTTAACAATTCAGCTAG GCATCATGTCAATATGCAAAGAAGGTTGCATCAGTCCTCATCAAGTTTTCGGGTTTCCAGCTTATACACTCTGCTGCGTAGACGTCCAAGCGCAAACTCAAGCATACCTCCACAA AATGAAGTTATAGGATCTCGGCGAAGAACTTATGAAAGTCGGTTTCAATTTGGGGAACCATCATCTTCTACTCGACGCAGG AGGACTACACCAGCAGATGGAAGTGTTGGTTCAACTGCAATCAATCCTACTGAAGAAAGGTTTTTTCCATTGACTATCTACACCTTTTTCGATAACTTctttacatataaatatattttcttttgtatagACGTGGGAGTCTTTCATTCTGTATatgtttatcaagaaaaaaatggaaacaTAACAAGTACATCTTATTTCAGGAGAGTAAATGGACTGTACGATCCAGAATACCAAAGACAAGGTCTATGTATTGACCCTCACTTGAGAAATTTTCTCAATCAGTaa
- the LOC103832221 gene encoding uncharacterized protein LOC103832221 isoform X3 — translation MSFRGDRIDDETPLFWSPEYIFELPEPCLPLRQPQNHQHQALHGQQQGISHESWLRGNLVNVRSRVRQFFFSQPMLSSEDPSLFTMNQIGMGQRIGQGNGVEHPTMSYFHEFPNHLQEIQEVSSDAFGSLFPQRFHRFSDDNLPVITTNTTATSLNRCLCAHTLSTREPLLSNRNHNYYDLNQTEHSSHIGPSNLIPNGLHNYMPHQTYVPITSAFTINGQQLPPSVLAIRRNEAHNLRTVNNSARHHVNMQRRLHQSSSSFRVSSLYTLLRRRPSANSSIPPQNEVIGSRRRTYESRFQFGEPSSSTRRRRTTPADGSVGSTAINPTEERFFPLTIYTFFDNFFTYKYIFFCIDVGVFHSVYVYQEKNGNITSTSYFRRVNGLYDPEYQRQGLCIDPHLRNFLNQ, via the exons ATGTCTTTTCGAGGCGATAGAATCGATGATGAAACGCCTCTCTTCTGGAGTCCGGAATATATTTTCGAGTTACCGGAACCATGTCTTCCATTAAGG CAGCCACAAAATCACCAACACCAAGCCCTTCATGGACAACAACAAGGCATTTCGCATGAGTCTTGGTTACGAGGAAATCTAGTAAATGTGCGTTCAAGGGTACGACAATTTTTCTTCAGTCAACCCATGCTAAGTTCGGAAGATCCGAGCCTTTTTACAATG AACCAAATAGGGATGGGTCAACGAATCGGACAAGGAAATGGAGTTGAACACCCAACTATGTCTTATTTTCATGAGTTTCCAAATCATCTTCAAGA GATACAAGAAGTAAGTTCTGATGCATTTGGTTCACTGTTTCCTCAACGCTTCCATCGTTTTTCAGATGATAACCTTCCAGTTATCACCACAAACACAACAGCAACTTCTCTAAACAGA TGTCTTTGTGCTCATACTCTTTCAACTAG AGAGCCTCTGTTAAGCAACCGAAATCATAATTATTATGATTTGAATCAAACAGAGCATTCAAGTCACATAGGCCCGAGCAATCTCATTCCAAATGG GTTACATAATTATATGCCTCATCAGACGTATGTCCCAATCACTTCGGCTTTTACCATAAATGGACAGCAACTGCCCCCATCGGTTTTAGCCATTCGGCGTAATGAAGCTCACAATCTAAGGACGGTTAACAATTCAGCTAG GCATCATGTCAATATGCAAAGAAGGTTGCATCAGTCCTCATCAAGTTTTCGGGTTTCCAGCTTATACACTCTGCTGCGTAGACGTCCAAGCGCAAACTCAAGCATACCTCCACAA AATGAAGTTATAGGATCTCGGCGAAGAACTTATGAAAGTCGGTTTCAATTTGGGGAACCATCATCTTCTACTCGACGCAGG AGGACTACACCAGCAGATGGAAGTGTTGGTTCAACTGCAATCAATCCTACTGAAGAAAGGTTTTTTCCATTGACTATCTACACCTTTTTCGATAACTTctttacatataaatatattttcttttgtatagACGTGGGAGTCTTTCATTCTGTATatgtttatcaagaaaaaaatggaaacaTAACAAGTACATCTTATTTCAGGAGAGTAAATGGACTGTACGATCCAGAATACCAAAGACAAGGTCTATGTATTGACCCTCACTTGAGAAATTTTCTCAATCAGTaa
- the LOC103832221 gene encoding uncharacterized protein LOC103832221 isoform X2, translated as MSFRGDRIDDETPLFWSPEYIFELPEPCLPLRPQNHQHQALHGQQQGISHESWLRGNLVNVRSRVRQFFFSQPMLSSEDPSLFTMNQIGMGQRIGQGNGVEHPTMSYFHEFPNHLQEIQEVSSDAFGSLFPQRFHRFSDDNLPVITTNTTATSLNRQQQCLCAHTLSTREPLLSNRNHNYYDLNQTEHSSHIGPSNLIPNGLHNYMPHQTYVPITSAFTINGQQLPPSVLAIRRNEAHNLRTVNNSARHHVNMQRRLHQSSSSFRVSSLYTLLRRRPSANSSIPPQNEVIGSRRRTYESRFQFGEPSSSTRRRRTTPADGSVGSTAINPTEERFFPLTIYTFFDNFFTYKYIFFCIDVGVFHSVYVYQEKNGNITSTSYFRRVNGLYDPEYQRQGLCIDPHLRNFLNQ; from the exons ATGTCTTTTCGAGGCGATAGAATCGATGATGAAACGCCTCTCTTCTGGAGTCCGGAATATATTTTCGAGTTACCGGAACCATGTCTTCCATTAAGG CCACAAAATCACCAACACCAAGCCCTTCATGGACAACAACAAGGCATTTCGCATGAGTCTTGGTTACGAGGAAATCTAGTAAATGTGCGTTCAAGGGTACGACAATTTTTCTTCAGTCAACCCATGCTAAGTTCGGAAGATCCGAGCCTTTTTACAATG AACCAAATAGGGATGGGTCAACGAATCGGACAAGGAAATGGAGTTGAACACCCAACTATGTCTTATTTTCATGAGTTTCCAAATCATCTTCAAGA GATACAAGAAGTAAGTTCTGATGCATTTGGTTCACTGTTTCCTCAACGCTTCCATCGTTTTTCAGATGATAACCTTCCAGTTATCACCACAAACACAACAGCAACTTCTCTAAACAGA CAACAACAGTGTCTTTGTGCTCATACTCTTTCAACTAG AGAGCCTCTGTTAAGCAACCGAAATCATAATTATTATGATTTGAATCAAACAGAGCATTCAAGTCACATAGGCCCGAGCAATCTCATTCCAAATGG GTTACATAATTATATGCCTCATCAGACGTATGTCCCAATCACTTCGGCTTTTACCATAAATGGACAGCAACTGCCCCCATCGGTTTTAGCCATTCGGCGTAATGAAGCTCACAATCTAAGGACGGTTAACAATTCAGCTAG GCATCATGTCAATATGCAAAGAAGGTTGCATCAGTCCTCATCAAGTTTTCGGGTTTCCAGCTTATACACTCTGCTGCGTAGACGTCCAAGCGCAAACTCAAGCATACCTCCACAA AATGAAGTTATAGGATCTCGGCGAAGAACTTATGAAAGTCGGTTTCAATTTGGGGAACCATCATCTTCTACTCGACGCAGG AGGACTACACCAGCAGATGGAAGTGTTGGTTCAACTGCAATCAATCCTACTGAAGAAAGGTTTTTTCCATTGACTATCTACACCTTTTTCGATAACTTctttacatataaatatattttcttttgtatagACGTGGGAGTCTTTCATTCTGTATatgtttatcaagaaaaaaatggaaacaTAACAAGTACATCTTATTTCAGGAGAGTAAATGGACTGTACGATCCAGAATACCAAAGACAAGGTCTATGTATTGACCCTCACTTGAGAAATTTTCTCAATCAGTaa
- the LOC103832221 gene encoding uncharacterized protein LOC103832221 isoform X4, with translation MSFRGDRIDDETPLFWSPEYIFELPEPCLPLRQPQNHQHQALHGQQQGISHESWLRGNLVNVRSRVRQFFFSQPMLSSEDPSLFTMNQIGMGQRIGQGNGVEHPTMSYFHEFPNHLQEIQEVSSDAFGSLFPQRFHRFSDDNLPVITTNTTATSLNRQQQCLCAHTLSTREPLLSNRNHNYYDLNQTEHSSHIGPSNLIPNGLHNYMPHQTYVPITSAFTINGQQLPPSVLAIRRNEAHNLRTVNNSARHHVNMQRRLHQSSSSFRVSSLYTLLRRRPSANSSIPPQNEVIGSRRRTYESRFQFGEPSSSTRRRRTTPADGSVGSTAINPTEERRVNGLYDPEYQRQGLCIDPHLRNFLNQ, from the exons ATGTCTTTTCGAGGCGATAGAATCGATGATGAAACGCCTCTCTTCTGGAGTCCGGAATATATTTTCGAGTTACCGGAACCATGTCTTCCATTAAGG CAGCCACAAAATCACCAACACCAAGCCCTTCATGGACAACAACAAGGCATTTCGCATGAGTCTTGGTTACGAGGAAATCTAGTAAATGTGCGTTCAAGGGTACGACAATTTTTCTTCAGTCAACCCATGCTAAGTTCGGAAGATCCGAGCCTTTTTACAATG AACCAAATAGGGATGGGTCAACGAATCGGACAAGGAAATGGAGTTGAACACCCAACTATGTCTTATTTTCATGAGTTTCCAAATCATCTTCAAGA GATACAAGAAGTAAGTTCTGATGCATTTGGTTCACTGTTTCCTCAACGCTTCCATCGTTTTTCAGATGATAACCTTCCAGTTATCACCACAAACACAACAGCAACTTCTCTAAACAGA CAACAACAGTGTCTTTGTGCTCATACTCTTTCAACTAG AGAGCCTCTGTTAAGCAACCGAAATCATAATTATTATGATTTGAATCAAACAGAGCATTCAAGTCACATAGGCCCGAGCAATCTCATTCCAAATGG GTTACATAATTATATGCCTCATCAGACGTATGTCCCAATCACTTCGGCTTTTACCATAAATGGACAGCAACTGCCCCCATCGGTTTTAGCCATTCGGCGTAATGAAGCTCACAATCTAAGGACGGTTAACAATTCAGCTAG GCATCATGTCAATATGCAAAGAAGGTTGCATCAGTCCTCATCAAGTTTTCGGGTTTCCAGCTTATACACTCTGCTGCGTAGACGTCCAAGCGCAAACTCAAGCATACCTCCACAA AATGAAGTTATAGGATCTCGGCGAAGAACTTATGAAAGTCGGTTTCAATTTGGGGAACCATCATCTTCTACTCGACGCAGG AGGACTACACCAGCAGATGGAAGTGTTGGTTCAACTGCAATCAATCCTACTGAAGAAAG GAGAGTAAATGGACTGTACGATCCAGAATACCAAAGACAAGGTCTATGTATTGACCCTCACTTGAGAAATTTTCTCAATCAGTaa
- the LOC103832221 gene encoding agamous-like MADS-box protein AGL66 isoform X5, giving the protein MGRVKLEIKRIENNTNRQVTFSKRRNGLIKKAYELSILCDIDIALLMFSPSDRLSLFSGKTRVEDVFTRFINLPDQERENALTFTDQSRRPDFQSKEYLLRTLQQLKTENDIALQLTNPSAINSDVQELEQEVYRLQQQLHMAEEELRKYEPDPSRFTTMEEYEASEKQLIETLTHVTQRREHILSDQLSSYETSAMQHQNMGGPFVNDVAGGWLAENGPIQTQLFDASANSAIYETLLQGSSSSSNQNNNMSECNVTNHNGDMFQEWAQAYTSTTGLNPSALFPPMQHQHGVVNPNIKESDIPVITREAPADHEVSDYDIRMPQLSSQ; this is encoded by the exons ATGGGTCGGGTGAAACTAGAGATAAAGCGAATAGAGAACAACACGAATCGCCAAGTTACGTTCTCTAAACGACGAAATGGTTTGATAAAGAAAGCTTATGAATTGTCTATTCTTTGCGACATTGATATTGCTCTCCTCATGTTTTCTCCTTCTGATCGTCTTAGCCTCTTTTCCGGCAAAACAAG GGTTGAAGATGTTTTCACAAGATTTATCAATCTTCCTGACCAAGAACGAGAGAA TGCTCTAACATTTACCGATCAGAGCCGTCGCCC AGATTTCCAAAGCAAAGAG TATCTACTGCGGACTTTGCAGCAACTCAAGACCGAGAATGACATTGCTCTTCAACTCACCAA CCCTTCGGCTATCAACTCGGACGTCCAG GAGCTTGAGCAAGAAGTTTATAGACTACAACAACAACTGCATATGGCAGAGGAAGAACTAAG GAAGTACGAACCAGATCCAAGCAGGTTTACAACAATGGAGGAGTACGAAGCCTCTGAGAAGCAGCTCATTGAGACCTTAACACATGTGACTCAACGACGG GAACATATATTGAGTGACCAGTTATCTTCATACGAAACATCAGCTATGCAACACCAAAACATGGGTGGACCTTTTGTAAATGACGTCGCTGGAGGCTGGCTGGCTGAAAATGGGCCTATTCAAACCCAATTATTCGACGCATCAGCCAATTCAGCTATTTATGAAACGTTGTTGCAAGGAAGTAGTTCAAGCTCGAACCAAAACAACAACATGAGTGAATGTAACGTGACCAATCATAATGGTGACATGTTCCAAGAATGGGCCCAAGCTTATACTTCTACTACGGGCCTCAATCCGTCGGCCTTGTTTCCCCCTATGCAGCATCAG CATGGAGTGGTGAATCCCAATATAAAGGAAAGTGATATACCGGTTATAACGAGGGAGGCACCAGCAGACCACGAAGTCTCCGACTATGATATCAGAATGCCGCAGCTCAGTAGCCAATAA
- the LOC103832223 gene encoding sulfate transporter 2.2 has protein sequence MNIEMQSHQAEAAPAEEPLSQWLINMPEPPTIWQEFVGYIRTNVLSKKRNKMKKKSSNPVYSYLKSVFPILIWGRQYKLNMFKKDLMAGLTLASLCIPQSIGYANLAGLDPEYGLYTSVVPPLIYSMMGSSRELAIGPVAVVSLLLSSMVSDLQDPVTDPIAYRKIVFTATFFAGAFQAIFGLFRLGFLVDFLSHAALVGFMAGAAIVIGLQQLKGLFGLSHFTSKTDVVSVLSSVFHSLHHPWQPLNFVIGSSFLIFILLARFLGKRNKKLFWIPAMAPLISVILATLIVYLTNAETRGVKIVKNIKPGFNRPSVNQLEFNGPHLGQVAKIGIICAIIALTEAIAVGRSFATIKGYRLDGNKEMMAMGFSNIAGSLTSCYVATGSFSRTAVNFSAGCETVVSNIVMAITVMVSLEVLTRFLYFTPTAILASIILSALPGLIDISGALHIWKLDKLDFLVLVAAFLGVLFASVEIGLLLAVGISFTRIILSSIRPTVEALGRLSKTDIFGDINQYPMATKTQGLLTLRISSPLLCFANANFIRDRILNSIQKVEEGEDDEQEVKRAKVLQVVILDMSCVMGLDTSGVVALEELHQELASNDTQLVIASPRWRVFHKLKRAKLEEKVKKENIFMTVGEAVDFYVRARTTSHDMC, from the exons ATGAACATAGAGATGCAGAGCCACCAGGCGGAAGCCGCCCCCGCAGAAGAGCCGTTGTCCCAGTGGCTGATAAATATGCCGGAGCCACCAACCATATGGCAAGAGTTTGTTGGGTACATAAGAACAAATGTGTTGTCCAAGAAGAGGaacaagatgaagaagaaatcaTCAAACCCGGTTTACTCTTATCTTAAATCGGTTTTCCCTATACTTATATGGGGAAGACAATACAAACTCAACATGTTCAAGAAAGATTTGATGGCTGGTCTTACTCTCGCTAGTCTTTGCATTCCTCAG AGTATAGGATATGCTAATTTGGCTGGACTTGATCCAGAGTACGGTCTAT aTACAAGTGTGGTACCACCTCTAATATATTCCATGATGGGAAGTTCGAGAGAGTTAGCCATTGGTCCTGTGGCTGTAGTTTCGCTTCTGCTTTCGTCGATGGTCAGTGACCTTCAAGATCCTGTCACCGACCCAATTGCTTACCGAAAAATTGTCTTCACGGCCACGTTTTTTGCTGGCGCGTTTCAAGCCATCTTTGGACTCTTCAG GTTAGGGTTTTTGGTGGATTTTCTGTCACATGCTGCTCTTGTTGGGTTCATGGCTGGTGCTGCCATTGTCATTGGTTTACAACAACTGAAAGGTTTATTTGGTTTGTCTCATTTTACCAGCAAAACCGATGTGGTTTCGGTTTTATCTTCGGTTTTCCACTCACTTCATCATCCG TGGCAACCTTTGAACTTTGTCATTGGTAGCTCATtccttatcttcatcctcctaGCGAGATTTCTC ggaaaaagaaacaaaaaattgtTCTGGATTCCAGCGATGGCACCGCTAATATCAGTGATATTAGCAACCCTAATCGTGTATTTAACCAATGCTGAAACACGAGGGGTTAAGATTGTTAAAAACattaaaccagggtttaaccGACCTTCTGTTAACCAATTGGAATTTAACGGTCCACATCTCGGTCAGGTCGCCAAAATTGGTATCATTTGTGCAATCATCGCTCTCACG GAGGCGATTGCAGTAGGGAGATCTTTTGCAACGATCAAAGGATATCGTCTAGATGGTAACAAAGAGATGATGGCAATGGGATTTAGCAACATCGCTGGCTCTTTAACTTCTTGCTATGTAGCTACCG GATCATTTTCAAGAACGGCGGTGAATTTTAGTGCTGGCTGCGAGACGGTGGTATCAAACATTGTAATGGCGATAACAGTGATGGTTTCGCTTGAAGTTTTGACAAGGTTTCTCTATTTTACACCGACCGCAATACTGGCCTCCATCATTCTCTCGGCGCTTCCTGGCCTTATCGATATTTCTGGCGCTTTGCACATTTGGAAGCTTGATAAGCTTGATTTTCTCGTCCTTGTGGCCGCCTTCTTAGGTGTCCTGTTTGCCTCCGTAGAGATCGGTCTTCTACTCGCC GTGGGGATATCGTTTACGAGAATAATTTTGAGTTCGATACGACCAACAGTTGAGGCTTTAGGCAGATTGTCAAAAACCGATATCTTCGGTGACATAAATCAGTACCCAATGGCTACTAAGACCCAAGGACTATTGACTCTTCGAATCAGCTCTCCGTTGTTATGCTTTGCAAATGCTAATTTTATTAGAGACCG AATATTGAATTCAATTCAAAAGGTAGAAGAAGGGGAAGATGATGAACAAGAAGTTAAAAGGGCAAAAGTTCTTCAAGTAGTAATTCTCGACATGTCTT GCGTGATGGGCCTAGATACATCAGGAGTAGTCGCACTTGAAGAATTACATCAAGAGTTGGCTTCTAATGACACCCAG TTAGTGATCGCTAGTCCAAGATGGAGAGTATTTCACAAACTGAAGCGAGCGAAACTGGAGGAGAAagtgaaaaaagaaaatatatttatgacaGTAGGAGAAGCCGTAGATTTTTACGTAAGAGCAAGAACTACGTCGCACGATATGTGTTGA